The genomic stretch AAATTAggaactaactgtaagaggACTATTTGAATTGCATAAATACGTGAAGGCGAGGTATCAAAGCTTGGTTTTCAAGAAGATTGTTCTAGAGTGATGTACACCGTATCTTAAGCTCTAGAGTTGAGCAAGACAGCAATGCTGCTGGTGTGGGATGGTAGAAAGTGCTTTCGAGGGCTTACGAATAGTCGTACCGTGAGAGCTCTTTCCATGTTGCAGCGGAAGCAAACTCTTGTAGAAACTCGACaatatttttcttttgctcaTCGCTCCAGTAATCTCGATAAAGCTTTCCTTTGATAAAGTCTACACGCTGCCCGTCTTTCGGAAGCTCCACAAAGTCCAAAATCCGGTCCAATGTTGACTCCAGATCGTTGTCGTATTCGTCGTAATGCAAAATCATGGCTGGAATGCCCATATCCTGCGTAGTGGTAAATGCATAGTTGTGCCACTGTACATACTTGAAAAATTCGTTAAAGCACGGTATTTCCCGCATCTTGAACCGCAAGCGCGGATCGTTGGATATAACCCACTTTTGGAACAAGGTGCGATCCTGATCCTGATGCCTACACCATTTTGCGAAACCTTGCTTTCCCTTAGGGAAGGTTGCAATGAATTCGTTGTCCCCGACGGCTCTTGCGTCGTTCAGTTCCAAATGATGACGAGCCACTGCGTTGTCAAGCGGATGTCTAAAGTAGAAACGGGGATTGTAAGGGACAAGTGAAATGCTTTGCGTAACAGCACAATCACTGTGCGTCGCTGCATGCTGGTGCTTACGTACCGGAACAAATGAATCGCGCCCTTGACAAGATCGGCGTCGTATGTTGTCCGAACTTGCTCCATACGTCCAGTTTCTTCATTCTTAATGGCACGAAAGCCAGAACGGCATCCCATCTGAAAACTGCGGGCGGTGTGAATATAGTTGGGGCACTGACGACTTCCGCAAAAGCCGTGGCAGTGTGTTTTGGTCAAAATGTATTTTTGAGGGACGGTCGTCACGCGGTTAGGGACGAGCTCCAAGAAAGGACCTTCGTCTCCTTCGGGAGAGGGCAAGATTTGCTCACTCGGTTTGTCTTTAATGTCGCCTTCCAAGGCGTAATTTGTTCCCGTTGTATGGTTGGTTGATTCGCGAATCAGGTGCAGTGTGAAGGACGTTCCGCTGTTAGGAAAGGACATGAGCCAGATAACCCGCAGCTTGTCGGGGCCGCTCCCGTCTTTTTGAAACTGTTGCAGGCCGGAAGGGAACATTCCGGGCGGTGCTCCCACAACCGCTTTCCCAACAGCGGCTACCAGCGAATCGTCCGGACAAGCGCATTCGCAATCACAGTTATCTTCTCCTTCCTGACAATCGCAGGAACAGTCGCAGCCTTGTTTGGTAAACCTGGCAAAATCGTCCACGGTTCCTACGGTCTCCGAAATGCTTTTCTGTTCCGGCTGTAAATCTCCGATCAAAGAATCACTTTCGGATGCGAGATCGCGTCCAGCGGTCCCCACCGCCATGGCGAGTAGCAATGGTGGCAAAAGTGTAAACAGGCGTCGCATACTAATGTAAGAACAAAAAAGTGGACTATGTGTATGCTGGTCCTTGCGAAAGAGAAATATGGACAGGTAGAGCAAGGGTCGTGCTGGGCCGTTCCGTTCCGTTCTTTTCTGTGCGCTATGAGATGATAATTTGGAAACTCCCGTGTTTATGAAAAATTATAAGGGAACCCACCCGTGAAGTGGAGGCAATGTACGACATGCCCCTAAGAGAATCAGTCATAACAATAGGTTCACGCTCGGGAATGGGGATGGCTAGATCACCTAGTCTCGCGGGTATGAAAACCATCCACACGACTGATACACGTCATCTTCagaaacatttgcttttggccgtttgcgattcaaaccgaTGCTCTGTCGAGCCTGCAAGCCGATCGAAAGAGGTTACCCTTGACCATTTGCATACCGAATTCTCACAATGAAACTTCCTTAATCATCTAAAATGACCCTATGCAAACAACACAACagcattgcttgttttgtgaTGATTGATCTGTCTCTTAATATGCACAATTGTCTGCTGAGATCTCTGCCCAacttgtttgttgttttgtaCTCTGTAAAGGTTTGTTTCcgctctttttgtttggactcttAAAACAATTGCAAGTTTCCAGTCTCAACAATGCCTATGAATTTTCTCTTGAAGTCAGCTAGATGTCACGACTCCGCAAGTATATCATCTTCATAATAAGTGCGAAACACCGGTTGTCTTCATTCTGCTCTACCAAGATTTGTAGCCTGGTATACATTGCTGTACATTGTCGCTCTCCTTGGTAACTTGACTCACTCTCGTGTTGAGGGAGCGGCAAAAACTACTTTCCACATGGGTTAATACAAGTTCACCTGTTCTGGAGCCCTGACAATGAAAGTAAAACGTCAACATTTGTGCAATGTATTGTCTTACACAATGGACAAACTTTGGGTACCCACACAATTCAGGAACAACAGTAGTGATGTCACTGGAAAAAGATACTTATATATGCATCATGAACTAGGTTTAAACAAATATGTGGTAAAACCTTCTTCCGTTATATTGCAAAAATAGTACTGAAACTACTATGAGAAAGGCATTTATAAATTGTTATGTTTCAAAACACCAATATGCAAATAGTTGTCGAAATTcagttaatgtaagaaaCTAGTATGAACTTGCATTCTTTAAGTGCAAAAACCAACATGAAATTTGAGATTCAAGATGCTCGGAGTAGGAAatccctacgacaagcatatggggttcaatatccctAATTTGTGGAGACAAGTCTAAAACCAAACTATAGTCcttcaaaaggaaatcgaatgcaaaaacaaaagaagaaaagaaaggatTCCCCTCTAGGAAGTGGATAAAGACATTAATACATACCTTATAgaggaaagaaaatggaaTAATACTTTGGAGTTCTTATTGTGTTGTGCATCTAGTGGTACAGGTTTACAAAAATTAGAATTGGAACACAATGTGCTTACCAAGGTATTGTTCTCAGCCTCAGGAAGCGACAGACGGAAGCGGCTACCTcctttggttttccttgtgcaacaCTGATTGCGAAACATCAAGCGACGGACGGGAGCGGCTACCTcctttggttttccttttgcaacattgATTGCGAAAAATCAAGCAACGGATTGGAGCGGCTaccttttttggttttccttttgcagcaCTGATTGCAAAAAATCAAGCAACGGACGGTTGCACCGCGAATAGAAAAAGGCTACTGGCNNNNNNNNNNNNNNNN from Phaeodactylum tricornutum CCAP 1055/1 chromosome 12, whole genome shotgun sequence encodes the following:
- a CDS encoding predicted protein codes for the protein MRRLFTLLPPLLLAMAVGTAGRDLASESDSLIGDLQPEQKSISETVGTVDDFARFTKQGCDCSCDCQEGEDNCDCECACPDDSLVAAVGKAVVGAPPGMFPSGLQQFQKDGSGPDKLRVIWLMSFPNSGTSFTLHLIRESTNHTTGTNYALEGDIKDKPSEQILPSPEGDEGPFLELVPNRVTTVPQKYILTKTHCHGFCGSRQCPNYIHTARSFQMGCRSGFRAIKNEETGRMEQVRTTYDADLVKGAIHLFRHPLDNAVARHHLELNDARAVGDNEFIATFPKGKQGFAKWCRHQDQDRTLFQKWVISNDPRLRFKMREIPCFNEFFKYVQWHNYAFTTTQDMGIPAMILHYDEYDNDLESTLDRILDFVELPKDGQRVDFIKGKLYRDYWSDEQKKNIVEFLQEFASAATWKELSRYDYS